The proteins below come from a single Brienomyrus brachyistius isolate T26 unplaced genomic scaffold, BBRACH_0.4 scaffold63, whole genome shotgun sequence genomic window:
- the LOC125725258 gene encoding uncharacterized protein LOC125725258: MARIRRFEKAVCWSDDRYWATWDKWGEVIDWGDEKELCSPAESPSDQADSSTESHSRRRIAKAVSWTDDAYWAAWDKWEEIICWGDEEECSQVTPPTSQLGRDKGIDVHGLEAFVINNRTISIKPVDNHQDSLKIGAVLVDLCQFDLEYLDQSKFNCEIVQVQIGEVEVEETREKAFEKAFELEIVDVAVEVINEEQKNQAILSGG; the protein is encoded by the exons atggcaag aatcagacgatttgagaaagctgtttgctggagcgacgacagatactgggcaacttgggacaagtggggagaggtgattgactggggagatgagaaagagctgtgctccccagcagaatcaccttctgaccaggctgacagttccactgagtcacattcccgaaggcgaattgccaaggcagttagctggacggatgatgcttattgggcagcctgggacaagtgggaagagatcatctgctggggtgatgaagaggagtgctcccaagtaactccacccactagccagcttgggagggataaggggatagatgtacatgggttggaggcttttgtgataaataacaggacaatctccataaagcctgtagacaaccatcaagacagtctgaagataggagctgtgctggtagacctctgccagtttgatctcgaatatttagatcaaagtaaatttaattgtgaaattgtgcaagtacaaattggagaagttgaagtggaggagactagagaaaaggcttttgaaaaagcatttgaattggaaattgtggatgtggcagtagaagttaTAAACG aggaacagaagaaCCAGGCAatactctctggtggttga